In Listeria cossartiae subsp. cossartiae, the DNA window AACAACAACATTTAGGCTATGATGTGAGTTTGGATACGGAGCTGGTAGATAATGCGAGACTGCTCTTGCGCCAAGGGATTTTAACAGAAAATCTCGGTTTAGAAGCGTTGAAAGCTTATATTCACTCTGTTTTACCAATTGCCCATAGCGTAAAAACATTAGAAAATTTGACCGAAGAAGAAGCGAAAAAACTCACCAAATTACTCACTAAAGAAGAACCAAAAATCATGGAAGATACAGATTTATCAAGTAAAGCAGTAGATTTCTTGCAAACAGTAGCACAAAATTAAGAATAAAATGCTATTTGGAGGAAATGGATCCTAAATAGCATTTTATTTTTGCAAGAGTGATGGAAAGAATAGTAAAATGATACAATGAAAAGAGAAATGAGGATGTAAAAATTGATTCGACAAGCCAAAAAATCAGATGCGCCGAAAATTGCGCCACTTTTACTAGTAATATGGAAAGATATGGAATTGCCCATTTTAGAAGTAGAAACGGAAGAAGCGATTACGAATGCGCTAATTGAAGCGATTCAGACCGAGGACTATCGTTATAGTTACAGACATCTGCACGTGTTTGAACAAGACGGCGATATTGCGGGTGTTTTAGCGGGGTATCCTGGGGAAATCGAGTCAGAAATCGACCAACCTTGGAATGCAATCGCGAAAAAACACGGCATTACTTACGAGGAACCAATTTTTGCGGATAAAGAAACGTTTCCGGGCGAATGGTATTTAGATTCGATTGTTACAAACGAAAAATACCGCGGACACGGTGTTGGAACGGCTTTGCTTGCTAAACTAACAGAAATTGCCGCAGAGGATGGCGAAAAAGTAGTTGGGTTAAATTGTGACAAAGGAAATCCACATGCCAAACGTTTATATGAGCGCCTAGGATTTCATGTGACCGGGGAAATTACCCTTAGCGGCCACGAATACGAACATATGCAAAAATAAGAAATGAGGCAAGCCGATGAAAAAGATAATTTTCACAGTGATACTTAGTTTGGTTTTAGTTCTTGCAGGGTGCGCCGATGTGACCAATACAGTAAAAGTTGATAAAAAGGGCGAGGCGACTATTTCCTTTGATGTCGATATTTCAACTGT includes these proteins:
- a CDS encoding GNAT family N-acetyltransferase, which encodes MIRQAKKSDAPKIAPLLLVIWKDMELPILEVETEEAITNALIEAIQTEDYRYSYRHLHVFEQDGDIAGVLAGYPGEIESEIDQPWNAIAKKHGITYEEPIFADKETFPGEWYLDSIVTNEKYRGHGVGTALLAKLTEIAAEDGEKVVGLNCDKGNPHAKRLYERLGFHVTGEITLSGHEYEHMQK